In one window of Acidobacteriota bacterium DNA:
- a CDS encoding ferredoxin family protein, whose product MAYIIAEPCIGTKDTACVDVCPVDCIHPRKDEANFEESEMLYIDPVECIDCGACVPVCPVSAIFPQDDLPEKWQSFIVKNAEYYKR is encoded by the coding sequence ATGGCCTATATCATCGCTGAGCCTTGCATTGGTACAAAGGACACCGCCTGCGTGGACGTTTGCCCGGTGGATTGCATCCACCCTCGCAAAGACGAGGCAAACTTTGAAGAATCGGAAATGCTCTATATCGACCCTGTCGAGTGTATCGATTGCGGGGCCTGTGTTCCAGTCTGCCCGGTATCAGCAATCTTCCCTCAGGATGACCTGCCGGAAAAATGGCAGAGCTTTATTGTGAAGAACGCTGAATATTACAAGAGGTAG